A window of the Loxodonta africana isolate mLoxAfr1 chromosome 3, mLoxAfr1.hap2, whole genome shotgun sequence genome harbors these coding sequences:
- the LOC100666479 gene encoding olfactory receptor 2A12-like: protein MSVFNSQATMQSLGKDNHNNVSEFILLGFSSESQVRMALFTFFLLLYLTTLLGNGLILTLIYSDSRLHTPMYFFLSILSLVDMSYVTTTVPQMLVNMVCPRRTISWGACVAQMFIFLVLGIAECVLYAIMAYDRYVAICFPLHYTLHMSHPTCIKMVTVCWSISITGALIYTVFTMRLPYCGPHKINHFFCEVPAVLKLACADTSLNDHLDFVLGFILLLVPLSLILASYVHIFASILRIRSSQGRLKSFSTCASHITVVTTFYGPAMVMYMKPGSWYDPEQDKKLALFYNVVPAFLNPIIYSLRNKDVKGVFLKVLGDRRTAQ from the coding sequence ATGTCTGTCTTTAATAGTCAGGCCACCATGCAGAGCCTTGGCAAGGACAACCACAACAACGTGTCTGAGTTCATCCTCCTGGGCTTCTCCAGTGAGTCACAAGTCAGGATGGCCCTGTtcaccttcttcctcctcctctaccTCACCACCCTCTTGGGCAATGGGCTCATCCTCACCCTGATCTACTCGGACTCGCGcctccacacacccatgtacttctttctcagTATCCTGTCTTTAGTGGACATGAGCTATGTCACTACCACTGTACCCCAGATGTTGGTTAATATGGTGTGTCCAAGGAGAACTATCTCCTGGGGAGCTTGTGTAGCCCAGATGTTCATCTTCTTAGTTCTGGGCATTGCTGAGTGTGTTCTCTATGCCATTATGGCCTATGACAGGTATGTGGCCATTTGCTTTCCCCTTCACTATACCCTACACATGAGCCATCCCACTTGTATCAAGATGGTCACAGTCTGTTGGTCCATCAGCATAACTGGGGCCCTGATCTATACTGTCTTCACCATGCGCCTGCCTTATTGTGGCCCTCACAAGATAAATCACTTCTTCTGTGAGGTCCCTGCTGTCTTGAAGTTGGCCTGTGCAGACACATCTCTCAATGATCATTTGGACTTCGTCTTGGGTTTCATCCTGCTTCTGGTCCCACTGTCCCTTATCCTGGCCTCTTATGTCCATATCTTTGCCTCCATATTAAGAATCCGCTCATCCCAGGGCCGGCTCAAGTCCTTCTCTACATGTGCTTCCCACATCACTGTGGTTACCACATTCTATGGGCCAGCCATGGTGATGTATATGAAGCCTGGATCCTGGTATGATCCAGAGCAGGACAAGAAGCTGGCCCTGTTCTACAATGTTGTCCCTGCCTTCCTCAACCCCATCATCTACAGTCTCAGGAACAAGGATGTAAAGGGAGTCTTTTTGAAAGTACTTGGAGACAGAAGGACAGCTCAGTAA